The following are encoded together in the Pedobacter steynii genome:
- a CDS encoding DinB family protein: MSVQESTTRLQYLCDTIPSLLRNSAEAEFKHKPAPGKWSNKEMLGHLIDSATNNHQRFVRAQFEQVPVIVYDQNSWNTYSHYNLLDSKQLILFWETYNRHILALIRNMDPENLNRTCFNGGETAQTIRWLFIDYVAHMEHHLRQMLTY; this comes from the coding sequence ATGTCAGTTCAGGAAAGCACCACACGTTTGCAGTATCTTTGTGATACCATCCCATCCTTATTAAGAAATAGCGCTGAAGCAGAGTTTAAGCATAAACCTGCTCCCGGAAAATGGAGTAATAAAGAGATGCTTGGACACCTCATTGACAGTGCAACAAATAACCACCAAAGATTTGTAAGAGCACAGTTCGAACAGGTACCGGTAATCGTTTATGATCAGAACTCCTGGAATACCTATAGTCATTACAATTTGCTGGACAGCAAACAACTGATTTTGTTCTGGGAAACCTATAACCGTCATATCCTTGCACTGATCCGGAATATGGACCCTGAAAATTTAAACAGAACTTGTTTCAATGGGGGAGAAACAGCCCAAACTATAAGATGGCTGTTCATCGATTATGTTGCCCATATGGAACATCATCTGCGGCAGATGCTAACTTATTAG